In Neofelis nebulosa isolate mNeoNeb1 chromosome 7, mNeoNeb1.pri, whole genome shotgun sequence, the following proteins share a genomic window:
- the ISLR gene encoding immunoglobulin superfamily containing leucine-rich repeat protein: protein MQELRLLCWAVLLGLAQTCPEPCDCGEKYGFQIADCAYRDLEAVPPGFPANVTTLSLSANRLPSLPEGAFREVPLLQSLWLAHNEIRVVAAGALAPLGQLRSLDLSHNLISDFAWSDLHNLSALQLLKMDSNELTFIPRDAFRSLRALRSLQLNHNRLHALAEGTFAPLTALSHLQINDNPFDCTCGIVWFKTWALTTAVSIPEQDNITCTSPHVLKGTPLNRLLPLPCSAPSVQLTYQPSQDGAELRPGFVLALHCDVEGQPAPQLHWHIQTPGGTVEITSPNVGTDGRALPGALAAGGRPRFQAFANGSLLIPDFGKLEEGTYSCLATNELGSAESSVNVALATPGEGGEDALGRRFHGKAAEGKGCYTVDNEVQPSGPEDNVVIIYLSRAGGPEAAAVGGGAPGRQPPGLFLLGQSLLLLFLTSF, encoded by the coding sequence ATGCAGGAGCTGCGTTTGCTCTGCTGGGCGGTCCTCCTGGGCCTAGCGCAGACCTGTCCTGAGCCCTGCGACTGCGGCGAGAAGTATGGCTTCCAGATCGCCGACTGCGCCTACCGTGACCTGGAGGCCGTGCCACCCGGCTTCCCTGCCAATGTGACCACGCTGAGCCTGTCGGCCAACCGGCTGCCAAGCTTGCCAGAGGGCGCCTTCCGGGAGGTGCCCCTGCTGCAGTCTCTGTGGCTGGCGCACAACGAGATCCGTGTGGTGGCTGCCGGTGCCCTCGCCCCTCTGGGCCAACTCAGGAGCCTGGACCTCAGCCACAACCTCATCTCCGACTTTGCCTGGAGCGACCTGCACAACCTCAGTGCCCTCCAGTTGCTCAAGATGGACAGCAACGAGCTGACTTTCATCCCCCGGGACGCCTTCCGCAGCCTTCGTGCCCTGCGCTCGCTGCAGCTCAACCACAACCGCCTGCACGCGCTGGCCGAAGGCACCTTCGCGCCTCTCACCGCTCTGTCCCACCTGCAGATCAACGATAACCCCTTCGACTGCACCTGCGGCATCGTGTGGTTCAAGACGTGGGCCCTGACCACGGCCGTGTCCATCCCGGAGCAAGACAACATCACCTGCACTTCGCCCCACGTGCTCAAGGGCACGCCGCTGAACCGCCTGCTGCCGCTGCCTTGCTCGGCGCCCTCGGTGCAGCTCACCTACCAGCCCAGCCAGGATGGTGCCGAGCTGCGGCCGGGCTTCGTGCTGGCCCTCCACTGTGACGTGGAGGGGCAACCGGCCCCCCAGCTCCACTGGCACATCCAGACGCCCGGTGGCACCGTGGAGATCACCAGCCCGAACGTGGGTACCGACGGGCGTGCCCTGCCCGGGGCCCTGGCCGCCGGCGGCCGGCCTCGCTTCCAGGCCTTTGCCAACGGCAGCCTGCTCATCCCAGACTTTGGCAAGCTGGAGGAGGGCACCTACAGCTGCCTGGCCACCAACGAGCTAGGCAGTGCGGAGAGCTCAGTAAACGTGGCACTGGCCACACCGGGCGAGGGTGGGGAGGATGCGCTGGGGCGCAGGTTCCACGGCAAAGCGGCTGAGGGTAAGGGCTGCTACACGGTTGACAACGAGGTACAGCCCTCAGGGCCGGAGGACAACGTCGTCATCATCTACCTCAGCCGCGCGGGGGGCCCTGAGGCAGCAgcagtgggaggaggggcccctgggaggcagcCCCCCGGCCTTTTCCTACTAGGCCAgagcctcctccttctcttcctcacttccttctag